One window of the Anomalospiza imberbis isolate Cuckoo-Finch-1a 21T00152 chromosome 12, ASM3175350v1, whole genome shotgun sequence genome contains the following:
- the LOC137481235 gene encoding putative lysozyme-like protein, with product MGIPPARLKLAGSFPSMAESFPGMAGSFPSMAESFPGMAGSFPSMAESFPGMAGSFSGMAESFPGMAGSFPGMAGSFPSMAGSFPSMAGSFSGMAESFSGMAKSFPSMAKSFPSMAGSFPSMAGSFPSMAESFPSMAGSFPSMAGSFPSMAESFPSMAGSFPSMAGSFPSMAKSFPGMAESFPGMAGSFPGMAGSFPGMAESFPSMAGSFPTMAESFPSSSCLDSAPAEFLYGKERASNKALTKLNP from the coding sequence ATGGGAATTCCTCCTGCCCGGCTGAAGCTGGCAGGGAGCTTCCCCAGCATGGCAGAGAGCTTTCCTGGCATGGCAGGGAGCTTCCCCAGCATGGCAGAGAGCTTTCCTGGCATGGCAGGGAGCTTCCCCAGCATGGCAGAGAGCTTTCCTGGCATGGCAGGGAGCTTTTCTGGCATGGCAGAGAGCTTTCCTGGCATGGCAGGGAGCTTTCCCGGCATGGCAGGGAGCTTCCCCAGCATGGCAGGGAGCTTCCCCAGCATGGCAGGGAGCTTTTCTGGCATGGCAGAGAGCTTTTCTGGCATGGCAAAGAGCTTCCCCAGCATGGCAAAGAGCTTCCCCAGCATGGCAGGGAGCTTCCCCAGCATGGCAGGGAGCTTCCCCAGCATGGCAGAGAGCTTCCCCAGCATGGCAGGGAGCTTCCCCAGCATGGCAGGGAGCTTCCCCAGCATGGCAGAGAGCTTCCCCAGCATGGCAGGGAGCTTCCCCAGCATGGCAGGGAGCTTCCCCAGCATGGCAAAGAGCTTTCCTGGCATGGCAGAGAGCTTCCCCGGCATGGCAGGGAGCTTCCCCGGCATGGCAGGGAGCTTTCCTGGCATGGCAGAGAGCTTCCCCAGCATGGCAGGGAGCTTCCCCACCATGGCAGAGagcttccccagcagcagctgccttgactctgccccagctgagTTCCTGTACGGCAAAGAAAGAGCATCCAACAAAGCCCTCACTAAATTAAACCCATAG